A genome region from Arthrobacter sp. V1I9 includes the following:
- a CDS encoding HAD family phosphatase, giving the protein MPEEKYVAVVTKPVAAPQPGEAAFFDVDNTLMRGASLFHVARKMHQRGAFTLAQAAGFAWKQFKFVARGENMDDVHAVRDSALTLAAGITVDDVKALGEEVYDEMIASRIWPGAKALAEQHLRVGRRVWLVTATPIEVATVISTRLGLTGALGTVGEISEGVYTGRLVGDILHGSAKAVAVQAIADAEELDLRRCWAYSDSYNDIPLLTLVGHPVAINPDVRLRRHARDHNWPVYDFRAGRRAATLGLKAATACGAVYGLWKGFARIRGPRA; this is encoded by the coding sequence ATGCCCGAGGAGAAATACGTCGCCGTAGTTACCAAGCCGGTTGCTGCGCCACAGCCGGGCGAGGCGGCGTTCTTCGATGTGGACAACACCCTCATGCGCGGCGCCAGCCTCTTCCATGTTGCCCGCAAGATGCACCAGCGCGGAGCCTTCACCCTTGCCCAGGCGGCGGGGTTCGCGTGGAAGCAGTTCAAGTTCGTGGCCCGCGGCGAGAACATGGACGATGTCCACGCTGTCCGGGACTCCGCACTGACCCTCGCCGCCGGCATCACGGTCGACGACGTCAAAGCCCTCGGCGAAGAGGTCTACGACGAAATGATCGCCTCCCGGATCTGGCCCGGCGCAAAGGCCCTGGCCGAGCAGCACCTGCGGGTGGGCCGGCGGGTCTGGCTGGTGACCGCGACGCCGATCGAGGTTGCCACCGTGATCTCGACCCGGCTGGGGCTCACCGGGGCGCTGGGTACTGTCGGGGAGATCTCCGAAGGTGTGTACACCGGCCGCCTGGTGGGAGACATCCTGCACGGTTCCGCCAAGGCAGTGGCCGTCCAGGCCATCGCGGACGCCGAGGAACTGGACCTCAGACGCTGCTGGGCCTACAGCGACTCCTATAACGACATCCCGCTGCTCACCCTCGTGGGCCACCCGGTGGCCATCAACCCGGACGTCCGCCTCCGCCGCCACGCCCGCGACCACAACTGGCCGGTCTACGACTTCCGGGCCGGCCGCCGCGCAGCAACCCTCGGCCTGAAGGCAGCCACCGCCTGCGGCGCCGTCTACGGACTCTGGAAAGGCTTCGCCCGCATCCGCGGCCCCCGGGCGTAA
- a CDS encoding TlpA disulfide reductase family protein: MLAAGGLALTALTLGLSACAQEDALAEQARAGDNKNYVAGDGSVTEFAAGDRKSAVQINGTLFNGTAVAPADFQGKVTVLNFWFAACAPCRVEAPILEELHQEFKPQGVQFFGVNLRDEKATAEAFDKSFNLTYPSFDDKDGGVLLAVSGLVPPGAVPTTLVLDKQGRVASRVLGEIQKGTLKALIAGAVAE; the protein is encoded by the coding sequence GTGCTCGCTGCCGGCGGCCTCGCCCTGACCGCGCTCACCCTGGGCCTCTCGGCGTGCGCCCAGGAGGATGCCCTCGCCGAGCAGGCCAGGGCCGGGGACAACAAAAACTATGTGGCCGGTGACGGCTCCGTCACCGAGTTCGCTGCGGGCGACCGCAAGTCCGCCGTCCAGATCAACGGAACGCTGTTCAACGGCACGGCTGTTGCGCCCGCGGACTTCCAGGGCAAGGTCACCGTCCTGAACTTCTGGTTCGCTGCCTGCGCCCCCTGCCGTGTTGAGGCGCCCATCCTTGAAGAGCTCCACCAGGAATTCAAGCCCCAGGGCGTGCAGTTTTTCGGCGTCAACCTGCGGGACGAGAAGGCCACGGCGGAAGCCTTCGACAAGTCCTTCAACCTGACCTACCCCAGCTTCGACGACAAGGACGGCGGCGTCCTGCTGGCCGTTTCCGGGCTGGTTCCCCCCGGAGCCGTCCCCACCACCCTGGTTCTGGACAAGCAGGGGCGCGTGGCCTCCCGCGTCCTCGGCGAAATCCAGAAGGGCACCCTGAAAGCCCTCATCGCTGGCGCCGTGGCAGAGTAG
- a CDS encoding cytochrome c biogenesis protein ResB, translated as MSERVNVEKKTSDPVGGAKVAAAKAEAALPTLGPLGMLRWAWTQLTSMRTALFLLLLLAVAAVPGSLFPQRPANPSVVTQYIKDNPDYGELLDTLQLYDVYSSAWFSAIYLLLFISLIGCVVPRAIAHYKAMRSQPPRTPRRLSRLPEHGTLVIPSDAGIPASDAITSAAGVLKKRGYRVEVRDSGGERPSLGAERGFAKEVGNLVFHTSLIGVLVSVAVGGLFGYSGQRILVEGDTFVNTLVGYDQFTPGTNFQSSHLQPYSVQLDKFDITFDRESQGKEGQPIDFSAAVTTKENPDAPAQKEILKVNDPVTLGGTSIYLTGNGYAPVVTIRDGEGNVAMQGPVVAKLQGDNYYSSVVIKVPDAKPDQLGFAGFFLPTAFISNEGISFSGDPELFNPQLTLNSYYGDLGLDDGSPQNVFELDVQDLTPLNARNLDAGGITLAPGSSYTLPDGKGTISFDGVKRYIGVDIHHNPGQLYALIFALLAVAGLILSLYVNRRRVWVRTGTHADGRTMVEYGLLARGEDHRLAAEAAAVRKLLSEEWKLDPGPGANGPSQQTPSSARDNNAGPATTAGPATTPAGPTGPEKDQ; from the coding sequence ATGAGCGAGCGTGTGAACGTAGAGAAGAAGACTTCGGACCCGGTGGGCGGCGCCAAGGTGGCCGCAGCCAAGGCTGAAGCCGCGCTGCCGACGCTCGGACCGCTGGGTATGCTCCGATGGGCCTGGACCCAGCTGACCAGCATGCGCACTGCGCTGTTCCTGCTGCTGCTCCTCGCCGTCGCGGCAGTCCCGGGCTCGCTGTTCCCGCAGCGTCCGGCCAACCCGTCAGTGGTCACCCAGTACATCAAGGACAACCCGGACTACGGCGAGCTGCTGGACACCCTGCAGCTGTACGACGTCTACTCCTCCGCCTGGTTCTCGGCCATCTACCTGCTGCTCTTCATTTCCCTGATCGGCTGCGTGGTGCCCCGCGCGATCGCCCACTACAAGGCGATGCGCTCCCAGCCGCCGCGGACCCCCAGACGCCTGTCCCGCCTCCCCGAGCACGGCACCCTGGTCATTCCGTCCGACGCCGGGATCCCGGCGTCGGACGCCATCACCAGTGCCGCCGGGGTGCTGAAAAAGCGCGGCTACCGCGTGGAGGTCCGGGACAGCGGCGGCGAGCGTCCCTCGTTGGGCGCCGAGCGCGGCTTCGCGAAGGAGGTGGGGAACCTGGTGTTCCACACCTCCTTGATCGGGGTCCTGGTGTCCGTGGCCGTCGGCGGCCTGTTCGGCTACAGCGGCCAGCGGATCCTGGTGGAGGGCGATACTTTTGTGAACACCCTGGTGGGCTACGACCAGTTCACCCCCGGCACCAACTTCCAGTCCAGCCATCTCCAGCCCTACTCCGTGCAGCTGGACAAGTTCGACATCACGTTCGACCGTGAGTCGCAGGGCAAGGAAGGCCAGCCCATCGACTTCTCCGCCGCGGTGACCACCAAGGAGAACCCGGATGCGCCCGCGCAAAAGGAGATCCTGAAGGTCAACGACCCCGTCACCCTGGGCGGCACCAGCATCTACCTCACCGGCAACGGCTACGCGCCCGTGGTCACCATCCGGGACGGCGAGGGAAACGTCGCCATGCAGGGACCGGTGGTAGCCAAGCTGCAGGGAGACAACTACTACTCCTCAGTGGTGATCAAGGTTCCCGATGCCAAGCCGGACCAGCTGGGCTTCGCCGGCTTCTTCCTGCCCACGGCCTTCATCTCCAACGAGGGGATTTCCTTCAGCGGCGACCCCGAACTCTTCAACCCGCAGCTGACCCTGAACTCCTACTACGGCGATCTGGGCCTGGACGACGGCTCCCCGCAGAACGTCTTCGAACTGGATGTGCAGGACCTGACGCCCCTGAACGCCAGGAACCTGGACGCCGGCGGCATCACCCTTGCCCCCGGAAGCAGCTACACCCTTCCCGACGGCAAAGGCACCATTAGCTTCGACGGCGTGAAGCGCTACATCGGCGTGGACATCCACCACAACCCGGGCCAGCTCTACGCCCTCATCTTCGCGCTCCTCGCGGTGGCCGGCCTTATCCTGTCCCTCTACGTCAACCGCCGCCGCGTTTGGGTCCGCACCGGCACCCACGCCGACGGCCGCACCATGGTGGAGTACGGACTCCTGGCCCGCGGCGAGGACCACCGGCTCGCCGCTGAAGCCGCGGCAGTGCGGAAGCTGCTGTCGGAGGAATGGAAGTTGGACCCCGGGCCAGGCGCAAACGGGCCCTCACAACAAACTCCCAGCAGCGCGCGCGATAATAACGCGGGCCCTGCCACAACTGCAGGCCCAGCCACCACCCCAGCAGGCCCCACCGGGCCCGAAAAGGACCAGTAA
- a CDS encoding helix-turn-helix domain-containing protein → MSAEQNFSNAKFLTVAEVAQVMRVSKMTVYRLVHSGDMPAVRFGRSYRVPETAVEQYLKGAVVDGHTETA, encoded by the coding sequence ATGTCGGCAGAACAGAACTTCTCCAACGCGAAGTTCCTGACCGTGGCTGAAGTAGCCCAGGTCATGCGCGTCTCCAAAATGACCGTCTATCGGCTGGTCCACTCCGGCGACATGCCGGCAGTGCGGTTCGGCCGCTCGTACCGGGTACCCGAGACCGCGGTGGAGCAGTACCTCAAAGGCGCCGTAGTGGACGGCCACACGGAAACCGCCTGA
- a CDS encoding cytochrome c biogenesis CcdA family protein: MNSPFAEAILNGSLLLAIPVALLAGLVSFLSPCVLPLVPGYLGYVTGLSGVDLEKQKRGRMLAGIGLFVLGFSVIFVLLGGAFGQLGSLITGSQNAWITQVLGILVIVMGVVFMGGFSWLQRDAKIHAKPPAGLWGAPLLGLTFGLGWAPCIGPTYSAVQLLSLSGGSSAAKGAFLAFVYSLGLGIPFLLIALALRRGMGVMAFFRKHRLAIQRIGGGILVVLGLLMASGIWGTWVTGLQYWFQTDVKLPI, encoded by the coding sequence GTGAACAGCCCCTTCGCTGAAGCCATCCTCAACGGCTCACTCCTCCTTGCCATTCCGGTGGCGCTGCTGGCCGGACTGGTCTCCTTCCTGTCACCCTGCGTCCTGCCGCTGGTTCCCGGCTACCTGGGTTACGTCACCGGGTTAAGCGGCGTGGACCTGGAGAAGCAGAAGCGCGGCCGGATGCTGGCGGGCATCGGGCTGTTCGTGCTGGGCTTCTCCGTGATCTTCGTCCTCCTCGGCGGTGCGTTCGGCCAGTTGGGCAGCCTGATCACCGGCTCGCAGAATGCCTGGATCACCCAGGTCCTGGGCATCCTGGTGATCGTGATGGGCGTCGTGTTTATGGGTGGCTTCAGCTGGCTGCAGCGCGATGCCAAAATCCACGCCAAACCGCCTGCCGGCCTGTGGGGGGCGCCGCTCTTGGGCCTGACGTTCGGACTGGGCTGGGCCCCGTGCATCGGGCCCACCTACTCAGCCGTCCAGCTTCTGAGCCTTTCCGGCGGCTCGTCCGCCGCCAAAGGTGCATTCCTTGCCTTCGTTTACAGCCTCGGGCTGGGAATCCCCTTCCTGCTCATTGCCCTGGCGCTCCGCCGGGGGATGGGCGTTATGGCGTTCTTCCGCAAGCACCGCCTCGCCATCCAGCGCATCGGCGGCGGCATATTGGTGGTCCTTGGGCTGTTGATGGCCAGCGGCATCTGGGGAACCTGGGTAACCGGGCTGCAGTACTGGTTCCAAACCGATGTGAAACTACCGATCTGA
- a CDS encoding glycoside-pentoside-hexuronide (GPH):cation symporter: MGFKKTVSEPGGNKEAMKKLSRLSVFGYGAGDAANSMIISTGNMFLLVYYTDVAGIGAAAAGTLLLVARVFNAFTDVAAGRIVDRVHSKRWGKFRPFLMFGFVPLLLSVAVFYVPDVDPAMKLLYASCTYGLVCVTYSMVNVPYGCLVGAMTQDAKDRARLAGARTIGGLSVGATLGFFIAPLLGAGQDMQQIFTWLTLAFAVVGSLLYIFTGTVCVEQVYGSVPKITLRQSMAALKANSPLVILCVSSVLFVTGTSATGASQFYYLRDVLSRVDLFPVMAAAQVVITLTLAVLMPRPVARWGKRAVYSVGGGFGALGGVLVFLAPADAPLLGLLGLVLGLLASASVSIVTWALIADTVEYGEWKTGVRVQGINYALLAATRKLGMGFGAGVVAFSLAWGGYVSGTAEQTDAATLAIRAAAGLLPGALVLTSVGIMYWYRLTDQKHAELVASLSRDAT, encoded by the coding sequence GTGGGCTTCAAGAAAACGGTTTCCGAGCCCGGCGGGAACAAGGAAGCAATGAAGAAACTCAGCAGGCTCAGCGTTTTCGGCTACGGCGCCGGCGACGCAGCCAACAGCATGATCATCAGTACCGGGAACATGTTCCTGCTTGTGTACTACACGGACGTCGCGGGCATCGGCGCAGCGGCGGCAGGAACGCTGCTGCTGGTTGCCCGGGTCTTTAACGCCTTCACCGATGTGGCGGCCGGCCGCATCGTGGACCGCGTCCACAGCAAACGGTGGGGAAAGTTCCGCCCGTTCCTGATGTTCGGGTTTGTTCCCCTGCTGCTGAGCGTGGCTGTGTTTTATGTTCCGGACGTCGACCCAGCCATGAAACTGCTTTACGCGTCCTGCACGTATGGGCTCGTGTGTGTTACCTACAGCATGGTTAACGTGCCATATGGCTGCCTGGTGGGGGCCATGACGCAGGACGCCAAAGACCGCGCGCGGCTTGCCGGGGCAAGGACCATCGGCGGTTTGTCGGTCGGAGCCACCCTGGGCTTTTTTATCGCACCGCTCTTGGGTGCCGGCCAGGATATGCAGCAGATCTTCACCTGGCTGACCCTGGCCTTCGCCGTCGTGGGGTCCCTGCTCTACATCTTCACGGGCACCGTCTGCGTTGAGCAGGTCTACGGCAGCGTCCCCAAAATCACCCTTCGCCAGAGCATGGCGGCGCTGAAGGCAAATTCCCCGCTGGTGATCCTCTGCGTCAGTTCCGTCCTTTTCGTCACGGGAACGTCCGCGACGGGTGCCTCCCAGTTCTACTACCTCCGCGATGTCCTGTCCCGGGTGGACCTGTTCCCGGTCATGGCCGCTGCGCAGGTGGTCATTACCCTGACGCTGGCTGTGCTGATGCCGCGTCCTGTGGCCCGCTGGGGCAAGCGGGCGGTCTACAGCGTTGGCGGAGGATTCGGGGCGTTGGGCGGCGTACTGGTTTTCCTGGCCCCGGCGGACGCACCACTGCTCGGCCTGTTGGGCCTCGTCCTGGGGCTCCTGGCTTCTGCTTCGGTCAGCATCGTGACGTGGGCCCTGATCGCCGACACCGTGGAATACGGGGAGTGGAAAACCGGCGTCCGGGTCCAGGGCATCAACTACGCCCTTTTGGCCGCCACCCGGAAACTGGGCATGGGATTCGGGGCCGGCGTGGTGGCCTTCTCGCTCGCCTGGGGCGGTTACGTCTCCGGGACGGCTGAGCAGACGGACGCGGCTACCCTCGCCATCAGGGCGGCGGCAGGCCTGCTGCCGGGGGCCCTGGTGCTGACATCCGTCGGGATCATGTATTGGTACCGCCTGACGGACCAAAAGCACGCGGAGCTTGTGGCCAGCCTGTCGCGTGACGCGACGTAA
- a CDS encoding 30S ribosomal protein bS22: protein MGSVIKKRRKRMAKKKHRKLLRKTRHQRRNKK, encoded by the coding sequence GTGGGTTCAGTTATTAAGAAGCGTCGCAAGCGTATGGCCAAGAAGAAGCACCGCAAGCTGCTTCGCAAGACCCGTCACCAGCGCCGCAACAAGAAGTAG
- a CDS encoding glutaredoxin family protein has product MATPRVVLITKADCHLCEEARDAVGRVTASLGLEWTEELVDHQPELRDRYAEEIPVVLVDGVQRDFWKIDEIRLERVLQRAMAQ; this is encoded by the coding sequence ATGGCCACACCTCGCGTCGTCCTGATCACCAAAGCTGACTGCCACCTCTGCGAAGAAGCGCGCGACGCCGTTGGCCGGGTTACCGCCTCGCTGGGGCTTGAGTGGACGGAAGAGCTGGTGGACCACCAGCCGGAACTGCGGGACCGCTACGCCGAAGAAATCCCGGTGGTGCTGGTGGACGGCGTGCAGCGCGACTTCTGGAAGATCGATGAGATCCGGCTGGAACGCGTGCTGCAGCGGGCCATGGCCCAATAG
- a CDS encoding redox-sensing transcriptional repressor Rex codes for MASLEPTPQAVPDLPDTTGTPAKQIPPAAVARLTLYLRALNTLLAEGVERVSSESLAEASGVSSATLRKDLSHVGSYGTRGVGYEVQYLSRHIAAALGLTHDWKVAIVGAGNLGKALARYGGFESRGFDVVAIFDADQMVVGNEVGWLRVSDVADLETVLHRTGANMVVLALPAAVAQDVCDRVVAAGVRSVLSFAPVMLQVPEGVNLRKVDMATELQILAYHAQRAQAPGQTA; via the coding sequence GTGGCTTCGCTGGAACCGACTCCCCAGGCTGTCCCGGATCTTCCGGACACCACGGGTACGCCAGCCAAACAGATTCCGCCCGCAGCGGTGGCCCGGCTGACGCTCTATCTGCGCGCCTTGAATACCCTGCTCGCCGAGGGAGTGGAGCGGGTCTCCTCCGAATCCCTCGCTGAAGCTTCCGGTGTCAGTTCAGCCACGTTGCGCAAGGACCTGTCCCACGTGGGCTCCTACGGTACCCGCGGCGTTGGCTACGAAGTGCAGTATCTTAGCCGGCACATTGCCGCGGCGCTGGGTCTGACGCATGACTGGAAGGTTGCCATCGTTGGTGCCGGCAACCTCGGCAAGGCGCTGGCGCGGTACGGCGGCTTCGAGTCCCGGGGATTCGACGTCGTTGCCATCTTTGACGCCGACCAGATGGTGGTGGGCAATGAAGTGGGGTGGCTGCGCGTCAGCGACGTGGCCGACCTGGAAACGGTCCTGCACCGGACCGGAGCGAACATGGTGGTGCTGGCGCTGCCGGCCGCCGTGGCGCAGGATGTCTGCGACCGGGTGGTTGCCGCCGGTGTCCGCAGCGTCCTGAGCTTCGCCCCCGTTATGCTCCAGGTGCCGGAGGGGGTCAACCTCCGCAAGGTGGACATGGCCACGGAACTGCAGATCCTGGCCTACCACGCACAGCGGGCGCAGGCCCCGGGGCAGACCGCCTAG
- a CDS encoding histidine phosphatase family protein, translating to MPQATVHLLRHGEVHNPDGVLYGRLPEFHLSELGQEMARTLAEHFRQRAESGARITYLAASPLDRAQETARPTSDALHLQIHTEERIIEAKNYFEGMKVTKAELRRPKHWPRLVNPLRPSWGEPYKQQAARVMEAVQEARLRAIELADGDFGTEGPEAIMVSHQLPIWATRLSAEGKPLWHDPRKRECTLTSITSLVFDDDGALVRVTYSEPAASLLPGAATTPGA from the coding sequence ATGCCCCAAGCCACTGTCCATCTGCTCCGCCACGGCGAGGTCCACAATCCTGACGGCGTTTTGTACGGAAGGCTGCCCGAATTCCACCTCTCCGAGCTGGGGCAGGAGATGGCACGCACCCTCGCCGAGCACTTCCGGCAGCGCGCCGAAAGCGGTGCCCGCATCACTTACTTGGCCGCCTCGCCGCTGGACCGTGCGCAGGAAACTGCCCGGCCGACGTCGGACGCCCTGCATCTGCAAATCCACACGGAGGAGCGGATCATCGAGGCAAAGAACTACTTCGAGGGCATGAAGGTCACCAAGGCCGAACTGCGCCGGCCCAAGCACTGGCCGCGGCTGGTCAACCCCCTCCGGCCATCGTGGGGCGAGCCCTACAAGCAGCAGGCCGCAAGGGTCATGGAAGCGGTGCAGGAGGCTCGCCTCCGGGCCATCGAGCTGGCTGACGGCGACTTTGGAACAGAAGGGCCGGAAGCGATCATGGTCAGCCATCAGCTTCCCATCTGGGCCACCCGGCTCAGCGCCGAGGGCAAGCCCCTGTGGCACGATCCCCGCAAGCGTGAGTGCACGCTGACCTCCATCACGTCGCTGGTGTTCGACGACGACGGCGCCCTTGTGCGCGTCACCTACAGCGAACCCGCGGCGTCCCTTCTTCCCGGTGCTGCCACCACCCCTGGAGCCTAG
- a CDS encoding YceI family protein, translating to MALPADVTTGTWTLDNSHSEIGFTVRHAGISKVRGQFKEAAATLELGQDVADSRIAATIQTASFDSGDANRDGHVRGEDFFDVEKFPEMSFVSNGLVAKGNSYELTGDLTIKGVTRPVTLETEFNGVAVDPFGNTRAGVSAETTISRKDFGLTWNAVLETGGVLVSDKVAINLELAFIAPAA from the coding sequence ATGGCACTTCCCGCAGACGTCACCACCGGCACCTGGACCCTGGACAACTCGCACAGCGAGATCGGCTTCACCGTCCGCCACGCGGGCATCAGCAAGGTCCGCGGCCAGTTCAAGGAAGCAGCAGCAACCCTGGAACTCGGCCAGGACGTGGCTGATTCCAGGATCGCCGCCACCATCCAGACCGCAAGCTTCGATTCCGGCGACGCCAACCGCGACGGCCACGTCCGCGGCGAGGACTTCTTCGACGTTGAGAAGTTCCCCGAGATGTCCTTCGTCTCCAACGGCCTGGTGGCCAAGGGCAACAGCTACGAGCTGACCGGCGACCTCACCATCAAGGGTGTCACCCGCCCCGTCACCCTCGAGACCGAGTTCAACGGCGTGGCCGTGGACCCGTTCGGCAACACCCGCGCCGGCGTCTCCGCTGAGACCACCATCAGCCGCAAGGACTTCGGCTTGACCTGGAACGCTGTCCTCGAAACCGGCGGCGTCCTGGTGAGCGACAAGGTTGCCATCAACCTCGAACTCGCCTTCATCGCTCCCGCAGCCTAA
- a CDS encoding 3-deoxy-7-phosphoheptulonate synthase, whose amino-acid sequence MSTATAPAGTTAGNLRREPTEKSTSNLRVSEFTALPTPQELITELPLDARVAGVVERGRDEVRAIMDGVDDRLLVIVGPCSIHDPKAGLEYARRLVSQAEKHKEDLLIVMRTYFEKPRTTVGWKGLINDPRLDGSHDMVTGLRTARHFLQQVTALGLPTATEFLEPISPQYMADLISWGAIGARTTESQIHRQLASGLSMPIGFKNGTDGDLQVAIDACGAAAAAQAFLGIDGDGRAALVATAGNPDTHVILRGGRKGPNYSAADVEAASAKLANKQLNPRLIVDASHANSGKSHHRQAEVALEIGSQLEDAGASAQAIAGVMLESFLVGGAQNLNVAEHAAGRSELVYGQSVTDACMDWDVSVSVLDQLAASARKRRR is encoded by the coding sequence ATGAGCACCGCAACAGCCCCCGCAGGCACCACTGCCGGCAACCTTCGCAGGGAACCCACCGAAAAATCGACGTCCAACCTGCGCGTCAGCGAATTCACAGCGCTGCCCACTCCGCAGGAACTCATCACCGAACTGCCGTTGGACGCCCGGGTGGCAGGCGTCGTCGAACGCGGGCGTGACGAAGTCCGCGCCATCATGGACGGCGTGGACGACCGGCTGCTGGTGATCGTGGGACCCTGCTCCATCCACGATCCCAAGGCAGGGCTGGAGTACGCCCGGCGGCTGGTCAGCCAGGCGGAAAAGCACAAGGAAGACCTGCTGATCGTCATGCGGACTTACTTCGAGAAGCCGCGCACCACCGTGGGCTGGAAAGGCCTGATCAACGATCCGCGGCTGGACGGCAGCCACGACATGGTCACCGGGCTCCGGACTGCACGGCACTTCCTGCAGCAGGTCACCGCGCTCGGGCTGCCTACCGCCACCGAATTCCTCGAGCCCATCAGCCCGCAGTACATGGCGGACCTCATTTCCTGGGGCGCCATCGGGGCCCGCACTACCGAGAGCCAGATCCACCGGCAGCTCGCCTCCGGACTCTCCATGCCCATCGGGTTCAAGAACGGGACCGACGGCGACCTTCAGGTAGCCATCGATGCATGCGGGGCGGCCGCGGCGGCCCAGGCCTTCCTTGGCATTGACGGGGACGGCAGGGCCGCGCTGGTTGCCACCGCCGGCAACCCTGACACCCATGTCATCCTCCGCGGCGGCCGCAAGGGACCCAATTACTCTGCCGCCGACGTCGAGGCCGCGTCGGCGAAGCTCGCCAACAAGCAGCTGAACCCGCGCCTCATCGTTGACGCCAGCCACGCCAACAGCGGCAAGAGCCACCACCGCCAGGCTGAGGTGGCGCTGGAAATCGGCTCCCAGCTCGAGGACGCCGGGGCATCGGCGCAGGCCATCGCCGGGGTCATGCTGGAAAGCTTCCTGGTGGGCGGCGCGCAAAACCTCAATGTCGCGGAGCACGCGGCCGGCCGGTCGGAACTTGTGTACGGGCAGAGCGTAACGGACGCGTGCATGGACTGGGACGTTTCGGTTTCAGTGCTGGACCAGCTGGCCGCATCCGCCCGCAAGCGCAGGAGGTGA